A single window of Microplitis demolitor isolate Queensland-Clemson2020A chromosome 7, iyMicDemo2.1a, whole genome shotgun sequence DNA harbors:
- the LOC103569127 gene encoding phenylalanine--tRNA ligase alpha subunit isoform X1, translating into MTSELAENILLQLEKNGEVNSLDLVNVFNEDHQKIIGAIKSLQTLDNVIEVEQISHKKWEPTAEGEHVIQHGSHEAAVYHAVPENGILQTEIMNSVPYAKVGFSKAIVAGWIKLDKSSGKPMVTRSISTIEDTTQNNLKNFDNLTDNIKLEYKKRKLLQENIIKSVTVRKGSNFVIKIEKQEADLTSDLLVNGAWKGKKFKPYNFDAMGSALDVGHLHPLLKVRAEFRKIFLEMGFMEMPTNNFVESSFWNFDALFQPQQHPARDAHDTFFISEPKYTKNFPQAYLEKVKQVHSKGGYGSEGYRYDWKIEEAQKNLLRTHTTAVSARMLYKLMQEGEFKPVRYFSIDRVFRNETLDATHLAEFHQVEGVVADYNLTLGDLIGTLYEFFKKLGIDKLEFKPAYNPYTEPSMEIFCFHEGLGKWIEIGNSGIFRPEMLLPMGLPEKVNVIAWGLSLERPTMIKYKLNNIRDLVGPKVDLRMVYNNPICRLEKVSNKNSFKVNGSHDDNSIVINSTKNNQYLQGQSYVIFCDPKYPIYWFESLLSLAENCITPSVSTHLHSSVLNPSEDLKNFCNKFRTNEKTDISIIFIWKSIGIDPLLKASGMREIFGEINIARFFNRLIESVNNSLLKYESNGTKYANKIDMVLEKMHLSMHKENNYKLNDLRSKSKTRYVLGDLSIIDVMLEAQR; encoded by the exons ATGACAAGCGAATTagcagaaaatattttactccAATTGGAGAAAAATGGTGAAGTAAATTCATTGGATTTagtaaatgtttttaatgaagaccatcaaaaaattataggagCTATTAAAAGTCTTCAAACTCTTGATAAT gtaaTTGAAGTTGAGCAGATAAGCCATAAAAAATGGGAACCCACTGCAGAAGGTGAACATGTAATTCAACATGGTAGTCATGAAGCAGCTGTATATCATGCAGTACCTGAAAATGGAATATTACAAACAGAAATTATGAATTCTGTACCATATGCCAAAGTTGGATTTTCAAAAGCTATTGTGGCTGGTTGGATAAAGCTTGATAAAAGCAGTGGAAAACCTATGGTTACCAGAAGTATATCTACTATTGAAGATACAACAcaaaataatcttaaaaattttgataatctCACCGACAATATTAAACTCGAATATAAAAAGAGAAAACTACTTCAAGAAAA tatTATTAAAAGTGTCACCGTTAGAAAGGGATCAAACtttgtgataaaaattgaaaaacaagAAGCAGATTTAACAAGTGATTTATTAGTAAATGGAGCCtggaaaggaaaaaaatttaaaccatATAATTTCGATGCTATGGGATCTGCACTTGATGTTGGTCATTTGCATCCTTTACTTAAAGTTCGAGCAGAGTTTAGaaagatatttttagaaatggg ttttatggaaatgccaacgaataattttgttgaaagTTCATTCTGGAATTTTGATGCATTATTCCAACCGCAACAACATCCAGCTCGTGATGCTCacgatacattttttatttctg aaccaaagtatacaaaaaattttccgcaAGCTTACTTGGAGAAAGTCAAGCAAGTACACAGCAAAGGAGGATATGGTTCTGAAGGGTATCGTTACGATTGGAAAATAGAAGAAGcacaaaaaaatcttttacgTACACACACGACTGCTGTGAGTGCTCGAATGCTGTATAAATTAATGCAAgag ggTGAATTTAAACCAGTCCGATATTTCAGTATTGATAGAGTATTTCGTAATGAAACATTAGATGCAACTCACCTTGCTGAATTTCATCAAGTAGAAGGTGTCGTAGctgattataatttaacattgGGTGATTTAATTGGTACtctatatgaattttttaaaaaacttggaaTTGATAAACTCGAATTTAAACCTGCATACAATCCTTACACTGAACCAagtatggaaattttttgcttTCACGAAGGATTAGGAAAATGGATTGAAATAGGTAACAGCGGTATATTTAGACCTGAAATGCTTTTGCCGATGGGATTACCAGAGAAAGTTAATGTTATTGCGTGGGGTTTATCATTAGAACG accaacaatgattaaatataaacttaaCAATATAAGAGACTTAGTAGGACCAAAAGTGGATTTGCGAATGGTGTACAACAATCCCATTTGTCGTTTAGAAAA ggTAAGCAACAAAAACTCTTTTAAAGTAAATGGATCACATGATGACAAttctattgtaataaattcaacaaaaaataatcaatatctTCAAGGCCAGAGTTATGTCATATTTTGTGATCCAAAGTATCCAATTTATTGGTTTGAATCACTTTTAAGTCTAGCGGAAAATTGTATTACACCATCGGTATCAACTCACCTTCACTCTTCAGTCTTAAATCCATCTGAagatcttaaaaatttttgtaataaatttcgtacaaatgaaaaaacagatatatcaattatttttatatggaaATCGATAGGAATCGATCCGTTGTTAAAAGCATCAGGAATGCGTGAAATTTTTGGCGAAATTAATATCGCTCGTTTCTTTAATCGTCTAATTGAATCTGTTAATAACTCATTACTTAAATATGAAAGTAATGGTACTAAATATGCTAATAAAATAGATATGGTTCTCGAAAAAATGCATTTATCAATGCATAAagagaataattataaattaaatgatttacgCAGTAAATCAAAAACCCGTTACGTTCTGGgagatttatcaattattgatgTAATGCTGGAAGCTCAACGATAA
- the LOC103569127 gene encoding phenylalanine--tRNA ligase alpha subunit isoform X2 — translation MTSELAENILLQLEKNGEVNSLDLVNVFNEDHQKIIGAIKSLQTLDNVIEVEQISHKKWEPTAEGEHVIQHGSHEAAVYHAVPENGILQTEIMNSVPYAKVGFSKAIVAGWIKLDKSSGKPMVTRSISTIEDTTQNNLKNFDNLTDNIKLEYKKRKLLQENIIKSVTVRKGSNFVIKIEKQEADLTSDLLVNGAWKGKKFKPYNFDAMGSALDVGHLHPLLKVRAEFRKIFLEMGFMEMPTNNFVESSFWNFDALFQPQQHPARDAHDTFFISEPKYTKNFPQAYLEKVKQVHSKGGYGSEGYRYDWKIEEAQKNLLRTHTTAVSARMLYKLMQEGEFKPVRYFSIDRVFRNETLDATHLAEFHQVEGVVADYNLTLGDLIGTLYEFFKKLGIDKLEFKPAYNPYTEPSMEIFCFHEGLGKWIEIGNSGIFRPEMLLPMGLPEKVNVIAWGLSLERPTMIKYKLNNIRDLVGPKVDLRMVYNNPICRLEK, via the exons ATGACAAGCGAATTagcagaaaatattttactccAATTGGAGAAAAATGGTGAAGTAAATTCATTGGATTTagtaaatgtttttaatgaagaccatcaaaaaattataggagCTATTAAAAGTCTTCAAACTCTTGATAAT gtaaTTGAAGTTGAGCAGATAAGCCATAAAAAATGGGAACCCACTGCAGAAGGTGAACATGTAATTCAACATGGTAGTCATGAAGCAGCTGTATATCATGCAGTACCTGAAAATGGAATATTACAAACAGAAATTATGAATTCTGTACCATATGCCAAAGTTGGATTTTCAAAAGCTATTGTGGCTGGTTGGATAAAGCTTGATAAAAGCAGTGGAAAACCTATGGTTACCAGAAGTATATCTACTATTGAAGATACAACAcaaaataatcttaaaaattttgataatctCACCGACAATATTAAACTCGAATATAAAAAGAGAAAACTACTTCAAGAAAA tatTATTAAAAGTGTCACCGTTAGAAAGGGATCAAACtttgtgataaaaattgaaaaacaagAAGCAGATTTAACAAGTGATTTATTAGTAAATGGAGCCtggaaaggaaaaaaatttaaaccatATAATTTCGATGCTATGGGATCTGCACTTGATGTTGGTCATTTGCATCCTTTACTTAAAGTTCGAGCAGAGTTTAGaaagatatttttagaaatggg ttttatggaaatgccaacgaataattttgttgaaagTTCATTCTGGAATTTTGATGCATTATTCCAACCGCAACAACATCCAGCTCGTGATGCTCacgatacattttttatttctg aaccaaagtatacaaaaaattttccgcaAGCTTACTTGGAGAAAGTCAAGCAAGTACACAGCAAAGGAGGATATGGTTCTGAAGGGTATCGTTACGATTGGAAAATAGAAGAAGcacaaaaaaatcttttacgTACACACACGACTGCTGTGAGTGCTCGAATGCTGTATAAATTAATGCAAgag ggTGAATTTAAACCAGTCCGATATTTCAGTATTGATAGAGTATTTCGTAATGAAACATTAGATGCAACTCACCTTGCTGAATTTCATCAAGTAGAAGGTGTCGTAGctgattataatttaacattgGGTGATTTAATTGGTACtctatatgaattttttaaaaaacttggaaTTGATAAACTCGAATTTAAACCTGCATACAATCCTTACACTGAACCAagtatggaaattttttgcttTCACGAAGGATTAGGAAAATGGATTGAAATAGGTAACAGCGGTATATTTAGACCTGAAATGCTTTTGCCGATGGGATTACCAGAGAAAGTTAATGTTATTGCGTGGGGTTTATCATTAGAACG accaacaatgattaaatataaacttaaCAATATAAGAGACTTAGTAGGACCAAAAGTGGATTTGCGAATGGTGTACAACAATCCCATTTGTCGTTTAGAAAAGTAA
- the LOC103569124 gene encoding ATPase family AAA domain-containing protein 5, which produces MKDLTHYFVDNVKTNEDSLIKPEEEVTPEKLVNGNCSKNKVDFNMKKRERVKIKISQSSSRGKVCNIVNSQNDLIDKTPSPHFKLSDKTIILANDTPKRSNSSNKMNNNSDINDSKIDLDSSDECIFDVDKKKKSSNNKIITLENKKNNSPTDELTNGREESNAFHVLMTRNKSVKVNSTKRSSEEGKEDSSEIKNSQEIKNKLKQNKEKLITLADKKGYTKRKIREREEEEKIEKQIENRIKMFKGNNSSDNNDDNVITPKITPRGLYNYFSTITPEEREKTKSKTIVEAEIHGTKISLTSNEQSSKSNYNNKNNKSRVRKILATIDDIQVLNSETTTPTDITPAEKKLESTNESSQLLQKKRKWSLRINLQSSETQNKSDGDSGNEVKNKTQDNHIKRKKSKKISKSDKEESTEDSQEEDDVSNIKDNSQTNKVSQTTDSLQIKEATLDDSELEIIETKILKRPPNEKLAPLFVKRSKPDPDVVAARHSFLHSRIPENDKKFERKVIVSGTPLLSFPSISHINQLSIEEKTLDMSCPLKYKMKETAAYTPVFDFDNFKSIINLNDSVQEQKILKNDVTNLDTEEILKEIEGRCSDAREMWTKINLLSNKQKDQMSPKKRGRKRKSVDKVASVNKNNNENNIWTEKYKPICTKEIVGNEGAAAKLRDWLNGWQSSTNKDDYSSGEEFYSSDNSRSGGFDCNQVAVLLGPHGSGKTASVYAIAEELGYNVLEVNASSKRPGRRILKDLEEATKSHHVKKSEKNNFLQPSLNDNKKTLQNSLILFEDVDIIFDEDDGFISATYQLASNTKRPIVMTCRDSCSHLSRMAPQQLRISYQTIYGSRVSALLELITLAESGTRLPQTCLNKLIATGDLRKAILQLQYLLISGTPRSSLLSSDFHKTLWQDMRNYLYKPIIKQDKKQTKKKINLKDEQKIDDLNLNTIANLADDLDAISLVSSLVDIDDEILNMIEFKYEPSLSLEETMDLYSSNNILSMEIGKWLRHKVMNNDTIDTNEIDTKFSRQLSLKKELNTGINSALSQISINNLDSRSVSIDYLPAIRTICRSEEIKSTNNTKRRFFHYLQNFRLPYGSIKPNILEAACKAMQEKPDKSLQR; this is translated from the exons atgaaaGATTTAACTCATTATTTTGTGGATAATGTGAAAACTAATGAGGACTCATTAATTAAGCCTGAAGAAGAGGTTACTcctgaaaaattagtaaatggTAATtgcagtaaaaataaagtggATTTCAATATGAAAAAACGCGAacgagttaaaataaaaatatcgcagTCAAGTAGTCGAGGTAAAGTTTGCAATATTGTTAATAGTCAAAACGATCTTATTGATAAAACTCCAAGTCcacattttaaattgtctgataaaacaataatattagcTAATGACACACCAAAACGTTCAAACTCCagcaataaaatgaataataattctgATATTAATGATAGTAAAATTGATTTAGATTCTTCAGATGAATGTATATTtgatgttgataaaaaaaaaaagtcatcaaataataaaataattacattagaaaataaaaaaaataattcaccaACTGATGAACTAACAAATGGACGGGAGGAATCAAATGCATTTCATGTTTTGATGACTCGTAATAAATCTGTAAAAGTTAATTCTACAAAACGATCAAGTGAAGAAGGAAAAGAGGACtcttcagaaataaaaaatagtcaagaaataaaaaataaattgaaacagaataaagaaaaacttaTTACACTTGCTGATAAAAAGGGATAtactaaaagaaaaatacgTGAGAGAGAAGAGgaagaaaaaatagaaaaacaaaTAGAGAATCgtattaaaatgtttaaaggAAATAATAGCagtgataataatgatgataacgTTATTACTCCAAAAATAACTCCTCGTggtttgtataattattttagtacaATAACACCTGAGGAACGGGAAAAAACTAAGTCTAAAACGATTGTTGAAGCTGAAATACACGgtacaaaaatatcattaacatCTAACGAACAgtcttcaaaatctaattataataataaaaataataaatcaagggttagaaaaattttagcaacAATTGACGATATTCAAGTCCTTAATTCAGAAACTACAACCCCGACAGATATCACCCcggcagaaaaaaaattagaatcgACAAACGAATCATCTCAGTTGCTtcaaaaaaaacgtaaatgGTCGTTGCGAATCAATCTTCAATCATCAGaaactcaaaataaatcag ATGGAGATTCAGGAAatgaagtgaaaaataaaactcaggATAATCATATTAAacgtaaaaaaagtaaaaaaataagtaaatcagATAAAGAAGAATCAACAGAAGATTCTCAAGAAGAAGATGATGTTAGTAACATTAAAGATAATAGCCAAACAAATAAAGTTTCACAAACAACAGATTCTTTACAAATTAAAGAAGCAACTTTGGATGATTCAGAATTagaaattattgaaacaaaaatattaaagaggCCTCCAAATGAAAAACTTGCTCCATTGTTTGTCAAGAGATCGAAGCCCGATCCTGATGTTGTTGCAGCTCGACATTCATTTTTACATTCTCGAATTccagaaaatgataaaaaatttgaaagaaaagttATTGTATCTGGGACACCATTGCTTTCGTTTCCATCCATATCTCATATAAATCAGCTTAGTATTGAAGAGAAAACTCTTGATATGTCTTGCcctttgaaatataaaatgaaagaaaCTGCAGCTTACACCCCAGTAtttgattttgataatttcaaatcgattattaatttgaatgacTCTGTACAAGaacaaaaaatacttaaaaatgatGTAACAAACCTAGATActgaagaaattttgaaagaaattgAAGGACGATGTTCTGATGCTCGAGAAATGTggactaaaataaatttattatcaaataaacaaaaagaTCAAATGAGTCCAAAAAAACGAGGGCGTAAACGAAAGTCTGTAGATAAAGTGGcatctgtaaataaaaataataatgaaaataatatatggacagaaaaatataaacctatatgtactaaagaaattgTTGGCAATGAAGGAGCTGCTGCTAAATTACGAGATTGGTTGAATGGATGGCAATCCTCAACCAATAAAGACGATTATAGCAGTGGTGAagaattttattcatcagATAATAGTCGATCTGGTGGCTTCGATTGTAATCAAGTTGCTGTTCTCTTGGGTCCTCATGGTAGCGGTAAAACTGCCAGTGTTTACGCAATTGCTGAAGAATTGGGTTATAATGTCCTAGAAGTTAATGCTTCAAGTAAACGTCCCGGTCgaagaattttaaaagatttagaGGAAGCAACTAAATCACATCAtgttaaaaaatcagaaaaaaataattttcttcaaccttctttaaatgataataaaaaaacattgcaaaattctcttattttatttgaagatGTTGATATTATATTTGATGAAGATGATGGCTTCATATCAGCTACTTATCAACTTGCATCAAATACTAAAAGACCAATAGTCATGACATGTAGAGATTCGTGTTCTCATTTAAGTCGAATGGCACCACAGCAATTACGTATTTCTTACCAAACGATTTATGGTTCACGTGTTTCAGCATTATTAGAATTAATAACATTAGCTGAATCTGGAACTCGTTTACCTCAAACCTGTTTAAAT aagCTTATAGCAACTGGCGATTTACGAAAAGCAATACTACAATTGCAATATCTTTTAATATCAGGAACACCACGATCATCATTGCTATCTAgtgattttcataaaactttATGGCAAGATATGCGTAATTATTTGTACAAACCAATAATTAAACAGGACAAAAaacaaacaaagaaaaaaattaatttgaaagatGAACAGAAGAtagatgatttaaatttaaataccatTGCTAATTTAGCTGATGATTTAGATGCAATATCTTTAGTATCATCTTTAGTTGATATTgatgatgaaattttaaatatgattgaatttaaatatgagCCTAGCCTGTCTCTCGAAGAAACAATGGATTTATATTCAAGCAATAATATTCTCAGCATGGAAATCGGCAAATGGTTAAGACATAAAGTTATGAATAATGATACTATAGATACCAATGAAATTGATACTAAATTTTCACGGcaattgtcattaaaaaaagaattaaatactGGTATTAATTCAGCATTGTcacaaatttcaattaataacttaGATTCACGAAGTGTATCAATTGATTATTTGCCAGCTATCCGTACGATATGTAGAtctgaagaaataaaatcaacAAACAACACAAAAAGaagattttttcattatttacaaaaCTTTCGATTACCGTATGGTTCTATTAAACCCAATATTCTGGAAGCGGCATGCAAAGCAATGCAAGAAAAACCTGATAAGTCGCTACAAAGATAG
- the LOC103569125 gene encoding eukaryotic translation initiation factor 3 subunit L — translation MYDEYSDQYDTYDEYGAPEAHTDSYDRYRQVPEVVRKFLIYFRNCISEGMIFEIQNLYENTFPKISEQLFEKQSWPDESEIAHIVENDTVFLILYKELYYRHIYARMQGPTLEQRFGSFYNYCDLFNYILNPEEPVQLELPDQWLWELIDEFVYQFQAFSHYRANLANKTPEEIENLNNHIKIWDILCVLNVLHYLVDKSKIKSQLEVYASGGDPDSVAGPFGKHSLYKMLGYFALIGLLRVHSLLGDYYQAIKVLENVEIYKKSAYSHVPGCQISTAYYVGFAYMMMRRYADAIRTFSGILLYIQRTKQLFIARSYQNDQINKQTEQMYHLLAICLVLHPQCIDEGLQQALRERNYHEKMYKMQYGDIVEFESCFLFACPKFLSSTPPSPDSKREDYTKDAIKHQTQVFMDEVIQQKMLPTIRSYLKLYTTLPLSKLATFMYRSSSSSTDENWDLDKEVAALTIHLLCFKHKMKNIVWTKGASGLEGKFQSGSELDFYIDHDMIHIADTKVAHRYGDFFIRKILKFEELNRKLHHIKI, via the exons atgtacgaCGAATACAGCGATcag TACGATACGTATGATGAATATGGAGCACCAGAAGCCCACACGGATTCTTATGATAGATATCGTCAAGTTCCTGAAGTTGTTAGAAAATTTCTGATTTATTTTCGTAATTGTATCAGCGAAGGGATGATTttcgaaattcaaaatctttATGAAAATACATTTCCAAAAATAAGCGAGCAATTGTTTGAAAAACAATCGTGGCCAGATGAATCTGAAATTGCTCATATTGTTGAAAATGATACtgtatttttgattttatataaagaacTTTACTATCGTCATATTTATGCACGAATGCAAGGACCAACTTTGGAGCAACGATTTggttcattttataattattgtgatttatttaattatattttgaatccAGAAGAACCGGTTCAGTTAGAGTTACCTGACCAATGGCTCTGGGAGCTCATCGACGAATTTGTTTATCAATTCCAAGCATTTTCTCATTATCGAGCTAACTTGGCCAATAAAACTCCTGAAGAAATTGAAAACTTGAATAATCATATCAAGATATGGGATATTCTTTGTGTTTTAAATGTTTTGCATTATTTGGTTGATAAATCAAAGATTAAGAGCCAATTGGAGGTTTATGCAAGTGGCGGTGATCCAGATTCTGTTGCTGGGCCATTTGGAAAGCATTCTTTGTACAAAATGCTTGGATATTTTGCTCTCATTGGGTTATTGAGAGTTCATTCTCTACTGGGAGATTATTATCAAGCTATTAAAGTCTTGGAAAATGTTGAAATCTACAAAAAGAGCGCTTATTCTCATGTTCCTGGATGTCAAATTTCAACTGCATATTACGTTGGTTTTGCTTACATGATGATGAGAAGATATGCTGATGCTATCAGAACTTTTTCTGGTATTTTGCTTTACATTCAACGTACTAAGCAATTATTCATAGCAAGAAGTTATCAAAATgatcaaattaataaacaaactgAGCAGATGTATCATCTATTGGCTATATGTCTTGTTCTTCACCCTCAATGTATTGATGAAGGTTTACAGCAAGCACTTCGTGAACGTaattatcatgaaaaaatgtataaaatgcAGTACGGAGATATAGTTGAATTTGAATCTTGCTTCTTATTTGCTTGTCCAAAATTCCTTTCTTCAACACCCCCAAGTCCTGATAGCAAGAGAGAAGACTACACCAAGGATGCTATTAAACATCAAACTCAAGTTTTTATGGATGAAgttattcaacaaaaaatgttGCCCACTATTCGATCATATTTGAAATTGTATACCACGCTACCGTTAAGTAAATTGGCAACATTTATGTACAGATCAAGTAGCTCAAGTACTGATGAAAATTGGGATCTTGACAAAGAAGTTGCTGCTTTGACTATTCATTTGTTGTGCTTTAAGCATAAAATGAAGAACATCGTTTGGACTAAAGGTGCATCGGGATTAGAAGGAAAGTTCCAATCTGGCTCAGAg cttgATTTCTACATTGATCATGACATGATTCATATTGCGGACACCAAGGTTGCTCATCGCTATGGAGACTTTTTCATccgtaaaattttgaagtttgaaGAATTAAATAGGAAATTGcatcatattaaaatttaa
- the LOC103569126 gene encoding ribonuclease kappa, with product MKVCGPKYALCGLIISTWGIIQLLLMGIFFYVKSVALIEDLPLDSHEYSSPAKFYDDVDRGFIHNAYNCWIAACLYLLTLFFSAHQFYMNSRTSLSV from the exons ATGAAAGTCTGTGGTCCAAAATATGCCCTATGTGGTCTTATTATATCAACTTGGGGAATTATACAACtg cttTTAATGGGTATATTTTTCTATGTAAAAAGTGTGGCATTGATTGAGGATTTACCTCTTGACTCACACGAGTACTCATCACCAGCAAAGTTTTATGATGATGTTGACAGAGGATTTATTCACAATGCTTACAATTGTTGGATTGCTGCTTGTCTTTACTTacttacattatttttctctGCCCATCAATTTTATATGAACTCAAGAACATCTTTAAGtgtttaa